The Prochlorococcus marinus XMU1408 region GATGAAGAATAAATGGAATTTCTGCAATCACATGATTTAAACCAATTGGGGCTTTGGACCCCTCTTATTGGAGGTATTCTTCTTTACGTTGGCTTAAATCTAAAAATCACTGAAGTTGATCCTAATGAGTAATCAATACATGAAAAATGAGTACAAGGATAAGAAAAGGTTCGATTTATTAGAATAGTTTGGGATGAAACAAGGAACTCTTGAACTAATTTTTTTTGCTCTGATTTTCTTGAGTCTTCAATTTTGGTGGATAAGGATGACAATTAAAAATGGTCGAACTGGAGAAGTAGATAAATGGGGGCAAAAAACAAACCAAAAAAAACTAAATGAATTGGAGAAAGTGAAGCAAGATTTAGAAAAACTTTTTCGATCTTAGTTCTCAATACTACTAAAACTCCTTAAATAATGAACTATCAAATTTTGCTTGAAAGCTACGCTGCTGGTGAATGGATTAATAAAGACGAAATATCATTACTAGAATTAGAACTTGATTCTCAACTAGAATCTATTAGATTTTCTCGCACTCAAGGTTGCACAGAAAAAGCACCAAAGCACATTTGCGAGGCAGCTCAAGTTTGCGAAGGTAGTAGTTGGCTCACTTGCTTTGCTTCAATACTAGATAAGGTCAATCCCCTTTCTCTTGGGAATAAATCAAGAGGAGCAAAAGTCATTGATGCACTTCTAGATAACAATTATTTGATGAATTAAACTAGTAAAAACAATTATCAATTCATTATTAATAGACAAATTATTATTAACAAATCCAATGAGCAATAGTGAAAGTCGTGAAGAAAGGAAAAAACGTTTTAAAAATCTCTCAAGTGCAGAAAGAAAAATGTTGATTAGAAAGAAACTAGAATTACAAGGTTTAACAGAGGGAAGCGGTGTGAGGGGAAAAGATCAATCTTCTTACGAAAAAGAAGAAATGATAGATTTAATTCTATTAACAAGATGTTTTCAAAAGAATAAATTTCAATAACTCATCCAACCAAAATTTGTTTTACGAAGTTAGTCCCTGCAAAATGGGCATATGAATAAACCTATTAAAAATAAGAAAATCACCTTTGCAAGGTTTGCTGTTCGTACTCTTGCTATTTCTGCAAGCACCCTCGCTCTATTTGATTTTCTAAAAGGAGACTATCAAGCTGGAGGACTTCTAGCACTTGGATGGTTAACCATCGTGATCGGGGAGAAGAGGATGTTTAATGGGGAAAAGACAAATGAAGAAACCTAAGAAAATTTCCAACTGTTAACTATCAATAAATAGATCTAAAAAATACATTCAGCGTTTATTCTCTATGCCACCATAAAAGAGGTAACAGTATATAAGACTTTAAATATTGAGGCATTTTATTCCACCCCATTAGTTCTATGAGTGAGATAAAGAAAAATAAGAACTTCAATCTTACAGAAATGAAGTTCAAGTTTAATGATCTATTTACTGGTATTGCTTTGCTGTTGTGTGCATTTTTATGTGCGTTTAGCCTTGCACTAATTGCAATAAGATTAGGGCCAATAGCTAAATGGGCTAATTATCAGACTATTTGTGTTGAACAAGAAAGTTTAAAATCTCCAATCGAATGGGCGGTGCGTAAATGCAATGGAAGGTCAAAAGTTTATCAAGTTAAGTGAAGGCAACTCAATTAAAGTTGAGTTGAGGCTTTTAACTATTCAGATGATAACGTTTTTCTTAAGAAGCAAAAACATCAAATCAATTGTTTGTTTAGAGCCAAAACAATAGAAATCCTGCCAAAAATCCAGACATATGACCTAACAAACTAATTCCAGGCAAGAATGACCAAATAATTCCAATACCTGTGAGTACAGAAATAGATTTAAATAATCTTGGATCTTTCTTTAGGTCGCATCCAATGAATAAAAATCTTTTCTTTCCATAAATTGTAGTCATTAGAATAAACGCGTCGATACCAAATAAAACGCCACTAAATCCAATGGCTAGAGACATAGGATTTCTATAAACCAAAATATCTACGCACCAAAAAATGAACGCTTGGAGAGGCATTATCAATACAATAAAAGCCAGAAAGAAATAGTCACTTTGAAGGTTTAAAGATTTAAGAAAATATCTAGCTACGATGATTCCAGAGATATTTGCCAATAAATGATTAAAATCACCATGAAAAAAATGGGATGTAATAATCCTGTATGGTTCATAAAACAAACGTCCAGACCAATAAGCAATAGAAGTCTTATCAATTATTCCTAAGAAATCTGTTGCAAGAAAGCAAATAAAGCAAGCCAAAAAGGGGACAAAATATTGCCAATCATCTTTTGAAATTTTCTCAAGCATTCGTCAATAGATTTGCCAA contains the following coding sequences:
- a CDS encoding rhomboid family intramembrane serine protease, which translates into the protein MLEKISKDDWQYFVPFLACFICFLATDFLGIIDKTSIAYWSGRLFYEPYRIITSHFFHGDFNHLLANISGIIVARYFLKSLNLQSDYFFLAFIVLIMPLQAFIFWCVDILVYRNPMSLAIGFSGVLFGIDAFILMTTIYGKKRFLFIGCDLKKDPRLFKSISVLTGIGIIWSFLPGISLLGHMSGFLAGFLLFWL